A genomic stretch from Candidatus Ozemobacteraceae bacterium includes:
- a CDS encoding DNA-processing protein DprA: MIQPAAELEAAVILSRLPGVGARGFIDLIREHGLPSTALAAWTATETSRPGRRAGEKPKQAGPVDGWAERARCAGATAAWAGGPGYPARLLDLTEPPPVVFMRGAWMEPPAARRLCVVGARRASAEALESLRSLIAGVAASARASGHAWEILSGAALGIDAAAHRAALDSGMRTSAVLANGIDIAYPACNASLIEEIAAGGGLLTELLPGAPPRRSFFPTRNRLLAALADAVLVVQAGEASGSLITAKWAARLGRPLFVVDPPAETPDWSGNRALLAAGAIPLDAYNVVSDVFVV, from the coding sequence GTGATCCAGCCGGCTGCGGAGCTCGAGGCGGCTGTCATCCTGAGCCGGCTGCCGGGGGTGGGGGCGCGCGGATTCATCGACCTGATTCGGGAACACGGTCTACCTTCGACGGCGCTCGCGGCATGGACCGCGACGGAAACCTCCCGGCCCGGCCGCAGGGCAGGGGAGAAGCCCAAACAGGCCGGCCCCGTCGATGGCTGGGCGGAACGCGCCCGCTGCGCCGGGGCCACCGCCGCCTGGGCGGGCGGCCCCGGGTATCCGGCCCGCCTTCTCGATCTCACCGAGCCGCCCCCGGTCGTGTTCATGCGCGGCGCCTGGATGGAGCCGCCCGCGGCCCGCCGCCTCTGCGTGGTCGGCGCGAGACGGGCATCGGCTGAAGCCCTCGAAAGCCTGCGAAGCCTGATTGCCGGCGTCGCCGCGAGCGCCCGTGCGAGCGGCCACGCGTGGGAAATCCTCAGCGGCGCCGCCCTCGGAATCGATGCGGCGGCCCACCGCGCGGCGCTCGACAGCGGCATGCGCACATCCGCCGTGCTCGCCAACGGCATCGATATCGCCTACCCGGCCTGCAACGCCTCTCTCATCGAAGAGATCGCCGCCGGCGGCGGTCTGCTGACCGAACTCCTGCCGGGCGCCCCGCCCCGCCGCAGCTTTTTCCCGACCCGCAACCGCCTCCTCGCAGCCCTCGCCGACGCCGTCCTCGTCGTCCAGGCCGGCGAAGCCAGCGGCTCCCTCATCACCGCGAAATGGGCCGCCAGGCTCGGCCGGCCGCTGTTTGTCGTCGATCCTCCCGCCGAAACCCCCGACTGGTCGGGCAACCGCGCTCTCCTCGCCGCCGGCGCCATCCCCCTGGATGCGTATAATGTAGTATCTGATGTATTTGTGGTGTAG
- a CDS encoding PIN domain-containing protein, with the protein MKIFADTSFFIAALIESHPHHSRTMPWIEKLSHKKIDLGVSSHSIAEIFAILTTLPIVPRIPPGTALEIINNNIIQNSHVIELKTSDYLKCLHLATERGLHGGIIYDILIAYCFDKFKGDGILTFNHKDFLRILPDKKEFIIVP; encoded by the coding sequence ATGAAAATATTTGCTGATACTTCGTTCTTCATTGCGGCACTCATCGAAAGTCATCCTCATCACTCAAGAACCATGCCATGGATTGAAAAGCTTTCTCACAAGAAAATAGACCTCGGTGTTTCCAGCCATTCAATTGCTGAGATATTCGCAATCCTTACAACACTCCCAATTGTTCCCAGAATTCCTCCCGGCACAGCATTAGAAATCATTAACAATAACATTATTCAAAATTCTCACGTCATTGAATTGAAAACATCTGACTACTTGAAATGTTTACATTTAGCTACCGAAAGAGGTCTTCACGGTGGAATCATTTACGATATATTAATTGCTTATTGTTTCGATAAATTCAAAGGCGATGGCATTCTCACATTTAATCACAAAGACTTTTTGAGAATCTTACCCGATAAAAAAGAGTTCATAATTGTCCCATAA
- a CDS encoding Ig-like domain-containing protein, protein MNAGSGAFSRFRILLGLVIAVCVSALIGVGCGGGSSVSSSNILNTLSGRVLDESAPASVRAAGTLVGVPGAQVWIEDLAADAQFWTVSGPNGEYAFHGVPEGPHRVVARFTDASGVKKTRSYPVSVPIGAETTVVESLVLEPAKNYVTGILRDTSGAYLPYGTVLRLWGEAFAVGLNGAFTSPPLPGGIYEEIILVQTGPAGQVAVITAPFVSGVMPAFVDLRIDMAGTASNHPPSGTLIARNASGIASSTGVGGTLAVTANGYDPDAGETDRLLYQWSTTLGTLEAGSTPKEKTFRAPNHTGVATISVIVTDPRGATGTINLPLLIGINSPSEADLTPPTATLAALVSETFDNAPFQVRISFSEVITGFAAGDLTVTNGTVTNLAAVTPGTVFIATITPTVIGDVGLGLPAAAVADNGGNANLAATAITVPNRVSVPDDTTPPADPTINAVTTPTNVTPQVISGTKSADTVTILVNGSATGVTYPTATSWQYSLALVEGANAVTVKSRDAAGNESGVVTANIVYDRIAPAAPTINAVTTPTNVTPQVISGTKPSDAATVLVNGSSLGVTFPSATTWQYAMALTSGENVVSVACRDAAGNESGAVATSIWFADVPPAAPTGVTLFPVGGTIVANTLNSTNTNLTASATIVAGQASGGEAELLFDGASFDPPVKDTSIVNGETTVTFNFGLAGTAAVQAKFPAGGVFSVRLRDAFGNTSVSTVGNPTLTVDYVGPGAPVISATAIPPNLGGTGNTADHINAALKAAFANFKVSVANTGPANEAGTLYIKLSDSNGMPNTWTTAGEAIAAGAAAADSGTFQAGAIDAFIDGNLVIEAWVTDAAGNDSAHDTVTKLYGLDSTAPSVVVSDDHPDARVCDADTVVITATFTEADQIDETSAPKITIGALVSGAAMAKSDNLHWTYTWNVPALNDGDHVVSIAAKDRAGNNCTPATGKTTYTVDNTPPSKPTAVTLTPVGGTVVANTLNSTNTNLTASATIVAGEATGGEAELLLNGNPFDPAVKDTVIAAGDTTVTFDFGILNNDDLKAKLPAGGEFSVRIRDACANTNVSTVGNPTLVVDYIAPAAPEISATAITADLGGTGNTADHVNAALKASFNNFKVSIANTGGGNEAGTLFIRLSDANGTPHVYTTSGDAIAAGAAAADVGTFAAGAVNAFVDGNLVIDAWIVDAAGNTSLSAGVEKTYALDSASPTVVLSDDHPDAIVRDADTVVITATFSDADQIDETPVPTISIGSLVTDAPMTKTDNLHWTYTWDVPAGSDGNHTVTIKAADRAGNKNAPATGKTVYTIDNITPAAPTAVTLTPVGGTVVANTLNTTNTNLTAAATITPGQATGGEAELLIGGNSFDPAMKDTEIAAGDSTVTFDFGLLNNAAVQTKFPAGGTISVRLKDAAGNPVVSTAANPTLVVDYVAPAAPLISSPAISANLGGTGNAADHINAALKAAFNNFKVSIANTGGGNEAGTLFIKLSDSNPTPHTSTTAGDAIAAGAGSADTGTFVSGAINAFIDGDLGIEAWIIDAAGNPSTHASVVKTYGLDSVAPTVVLSDDHPDAIVRDADTVTITATFTEADQISESTPPAITIGALVTANMTKTDNKHWTYVWNVPADNDGTYAVSITSKDRSGNPNSAATGKISYVIDNSPPVVTKTLNDGSPLPFNIPKGSTATIVFNEPISSAGKTAVENALTNGSATPPSGYTWDGTNKVLTVNARQQVAGGTTYENNVMADVGDVAGNVGVGLVLVGTP, encoded by the coding sequence ATGAATGCTGGATCCGGCGCTTTTTCGCGCTTTAGAATACTTCTTGGTCTTGTCATCGCCGTGTGCGTGAGCGCCCTGATCGGCGTCGGTTGCGGCGGCGGCTCGTCCGTCTCCTCCAGCAACATCCTCAACACCCTTTCCGGCCGCGTCCTCGACGAATCCGCGCCGGCTTCGGTGCGCGCCGCGGGAACGCTCGTCGGCGTCCCGGGCGCCCAGGTCTGGATCGAAGATCTCGCCGCTGATGCCCAATTCTGGACCGTCAGCGGCCCGAACGGCGAATACGCGTTCCACGGGGTTCCCGAAGGGCCGCACCGGGTCGTTGCGCGTTTCACCGACGCGTCCGGCGTGAAGAAAACCCGCTCGTATCCCGTTTCCGTGCCGATCGGGGCCGAAACCACCGTGGTCGAATCCCTCGTTCTCGAGCCGGCCAAAAACTACGTCACCGGCATTCTCCGCGACACGAGCGGGGCGTATCTGCCGTATGGAACTGTCCTGAGACTTTGGGGCGAAGCTTTCGCCGTCGGTCTGAACGGCGCGTTCACCAGTCCTCCGCTCCCTGGCGGAATCTACGAAGAAATCATCCTCGTGCAGACCGGTCCGGCGGGCCAGGTTGCCGTCATCACCGCCCCCTTCGTTTCCGGGGTGATGCCCGCATTCGTCGATCTCAGGATCGACATGGCCGGAACGGCTTCCAATCATCCGCCGTCAGGCACGCTCATCGCGAGAAACGCGTCGGGAATCGCAAGTTCGACGGGCGTTGGCGGAACGCTGGCGGTCACCGCCAACGGGTATGACCCCGATGCCGGCGAAACCGACCGGCTTCTCTACCAGTGGTCGACCACTCTCGGCACGCTCGAAGCCGGTTCGACACCGAAGGAAAAAACATTCAGGGCCCCGAACCACACGGGCGTGGCCACGATCAGCGTCATCGTGACCGACCCGCGGGGCGCGACCGGCACCATCAACCTCCCCCTGCTCATAGGCATCAACTCGCCTTCGGAAGCCGACCTCACCCCGCCGACGGCGACCCTGGCCGCCCTCGTGAGCGAAACGTTCGATAACGCTCCGTTCCAGGTGCGGATCTCGTTTTCCGAGGTAATCACCGGATTCGCCGCCGGCGATCTGACCGTCACGAACGGAACCGTCACGAACCTTGCCGCCGTCACCCCCGGAACCGTCTTCATCGCCACGATCACCCCGACGGTCATCGGAGACGTGGGCCTCGGACTCCCAGCCGCCGCCGTCGCCGACAACGGCGGAAACGCAAACCTGGCTGCCACTGCCATCACCGTGCCGAACCGGGTGTCCGTCCCGGATGACACGACGCCGCCGGCAGATCCGACCATCAACGCCGTGACCACGCCGACGAACGTGACGCCCCAGGTCATTTCCGGAACGAAATCGGCGGATACGGTCACCATCCTGGTGAATGGCTCGGCCACGGGTGTGACGTATCCGACCGCGACGTCCTGGCAGTATTCGCTTGCTTTGGTCGAGGGCGCCAATGCCGTTACCGTGAAAAGCCGCGATGCTGCCGGGAACGAGTCGGGTGTCGTGACGGCGAACATCGTCTATGACAGAATCGCCCCGGCTGCTCCCACCATCAATGCCGTCACCACGCCGACGAACGTGACGCCGCAGGTCATTTCCGGGACGAAACCGTCCGATGCGGCGACAGTGCTGGTGAACGGTTCGAGTCTCGGGGTGACGTTCCCGTCCGCGACGACCTGGCAGTATGCCATGGCGCTTACGTCGGGGGAAAATGTCGTCAGCGTGGCATGCCGTGACGCGGCCGGGAACGAATCGGGCGCGGTGGCGACCAGCATCTGGTTCGCCGACGTGCCGCCCGCGGCGCCGACCGGCGTGACCCTCTTTCCCGTCGGCGGAACCATCGTGGCGAACACCCTCAACTCGACGAACACCAACCTGACGGCCTCGGCAACGATCGTCGCGGGCCAGGCGAGCGGCGGCGAGGCCGAACTCCTGTTCGACGGCGCCTCGTTCGATCCTCCGGTCAAAGACACGAGCATCGTGAACGGCGAAACGACCGTCACGTTCAATTTCGGCCTGGCCGGGACCGCAGCCGTGCAGGCCAAGTTCCCGGCCGGCGGCGTGTTCAGCGTGCGCCTGCGCGATGCCTTCGGCAACACGAGCGTCAGCACCGTCGGCAATCCGACGCTGACCGTCGATTACGTCGGGCCGGGGGCCCCGGTGATCAGTGCGACCGCGATTCCCCCCAACCTTGGCGGAACGGGCAACACGGCCGACCATATCAATGCGGCTCTCAAGGCCGCGTTCGCGAATTTCAAGGTGTCGGTGGCCAACACGGGGCCGGCAAATGAAGCCGGCACGTTGTATATCAAGCTGTCAGACAGCAACGGCATGCCCAACACCTGGACGACGGCCGGGGAAGCGATTGCTGCCGGTGCGGCGGCGGCCGATTCCGGAACGTTCCAGGCTGGCGCCATCGATGCGTTCATCGACGGGAATCTCGTCATCGAGGCCTGGGTCACGGATGCGGCCGGCAACGATTCCGCTCATGACACCGTGACGAAACTGTATGGTCTCGATTCCACGGCCCCTTCGGTCGTCGTGTCGGATGACCACCCGGATGCCCGCGTTTGCGATGCCGACACCGTTGTCATCACCGCAACCTTCACCGAGGCCGATCAGATCGACGAAACATCGGCTCCGAAGATTACGATCGGTGCCCTTGTGAGCGGCGCCGCGATGGCGAAATCCGACAATCTGCACTGGACGTATACCTGGAATGTGCCGGCTTTAAACGACGGAGACCATGTGGTGTCGATTGCGGCGAAAGACCGGGCTGGCAACAACTGCACGCCTGCGACCGGCAAGACCACGTACACGGTCGATAACACCCCCCCGTCGAAACCGACGGCCGTGACCCTGACGCCGGTCGGCGGAACGGTCGTGGCGAATACCCTGAATTCGACGAACACGAACCTGACCGCTTCCGCAACGATCGTTGCCGGGGAGGCGACCGGTGGCGAGGCCGAACTGCTCCTGAACGGGAACCCATTCGACCCGGCCGTGAAAGATACCGTCATTGCTGCCGGAGACACGACCGTGACATTCGATTTCGGGATTCTGAACAACGATGACCTGAAGGCGAAACTCCCCGCGGGCGGCGAGTTCAGCGTCAGAATCCGTGATGCATGCGCAAACACGAACGTCAGCACGGTCGGCAACCCGACGTTGGTCGTCGATTATATTGCTCCCGCCGCGCCCGAGATCAGCGCGACCGCCATTACGGCAGATCTCGGCGGAACGGGCAACACGGCGGACCATGTCAATGCCGCTCTCAAGGCTTCGTTCAACAATTTCAAGGTTTCGATCGCCAACACCGGCGGCGGGAACGAAGCGGGAACGCTGTTCATCAGATTGTCCGACGCGAACGGAACGCCGCACGTCTACACGACGTCGGGCGATGCCATCGCCGCGGGCGCGGCGGCGGCCGATGTCGGCACATTTGCGGCAGGCGCCGTCAATGCGTTCGTCGACGGAAATCTCGTCATCGATGCCTGGATCGTGGATGCCGCAGGCAATACGTCGCTTTCTGCCGGCGTGGAAAAGACCTATGCGCTGGATTCCGCGTCGCCGACGGTCGTCCTGTCAGATGACCACCCCGATGCGATCGTGCGTGACGCCGACACCGTCGTCATCACGGCAACGTTCAGCGACGCCGACCAGATCGACGAGACCCCCGTTCCGACGATCTCGATCGGATCGCTCGTGACCGATGCGCCCATGACGAAGACAGATAATCTGCACTGGACCTATACCTGGGATGTGCCGGCAGGCAGCGACGGGAATCATACGGTGACGATCAAGGCCGCGGATCGGGCGGGCAACAAGAACGCTCCGGCGACAGGAAAGACGGTATATACGATTGACAATATAACGCCGGCGGCGCCCACGGCCGTGACCCTCACGCCGGTCGGCGGGACGGTCGTCGCGAATACCCTGAATACGACGAACACGAACCTCACGGCCGCCGCGACGATAACTCCCGGCCAGGCGACGGGCGGCGAAGCGGAGCTGCTGATCGGTGGAAACTCCTTCGATCCTGCCATGAAAGATACGGAGATCGCCGCCGGTGATTCGACGGTGACGTTCGACTTCGGTCTTCTGAACAACGCGGCCGTGCAAACGAAGTTCCCCGCCGGCGGCACGATCAGCGTCAGGCTCAAGGATGCTGCTGGAAATCCCGTCGTGAGCACGGCGGCTAATCCGACGCTGGTAGTCGATTATGTCGCCCCGGCGGCACCCTTGATAAGCTCTCCCGCCATTTCGGCCAACCTTGGCGGAACGGGCAATGCCGCGGACCATATCAATGCCGCTCTCAAGGCTGCGTTCAACAACTTCAAGGTCTCGATCGCCAATACGGGCGGCGGAAATGAGGCCGGAACCCTGTTCATCAAGCTTTCCGACAGCAATCCCACTCCCCATACCTCCACGACGGCGGGCGATGCCATCGCGGCCGGCGCGGGTTCGGCCGATACCGGAACCTTCGTGTCGGGCGCCATCAACGCCTTCATCGACGGTGATCTCGGAATCGAAGCATGGATCATCGATGCTGCGGGAAACCCGTCGACGCACGCCAGCGTGGTGAAGACCTACGGCCTCGACTCGGTTGCCCCCACCGTCGTCCTGTCGGATGACCACCCCGATGCGATCGTTCGCGACGCCGACACCGTCACAATAACCGCGACATTCACCGAAGCCGATCAAATCTCTGAATCCACCCCGCCCGCGATCACGATCGGTGCTCTTGTGACCGCCAACATGACGAAAACCGATAACAAGCACTGGACCTACGTCTGGAATGTCCCGGCCGATAACGATGGAACCTATGCCGTCTCGATAACCTCAAAAGACCGTTCGGGGAATCCAAATTCCGCCGCAACCGGAAAGATATCTTACGTTATAGACAACTCGCCTCCGGTTGTAACGAAAACCTTGAACGACGGTTCCCCGTTGCCGTTCAATATCCCGAAAGGCTCAACGGCAACGATTGTATTCAATGAACCGATATCTTCTGCCGGCAAAACGGCAGTTGAAAATGCATTGACGAATGGCTCGGCAACTCCGCCCTCGGGATATACCTGGGATGGAACGAACAAGGTGTTGACCGTAAATGCGCGCCAACAAGTGGCGGGCGGCACAACATACGAAAACAATGTTATGGCTGATGTAGGAGATGTTGCCGGAAATGTAGGCGTTGGCCTGGTATTGGTTGGGACCCCGTAG